From Daucus carota subsp. sativus chromosome 6, DH1 v3.0, whole genome shotgun sequence, the proteins below share one genomic window:
- the LOC108228178 gene encoding pathogenesis-related protein 1B-like — protein MSLDKFALLLLAFLILANFFHHSQGQNSEQDYLDAHNKARAEVGVGPMTWDVTVAAYALNYTNLRARDCNLIHSNGRYGENLAKGTGSFTGTDAVELWINEKIYYNNASNTCARDQVCGHYTQVVWRSSIRLGCARVLCSNGLWWFVTCSYDPPGNIIVIGSSSTLGKRASIWKILVLSLTILTIIIS, from the coding sequence ATGAGTCTCGATAAGTTTGCGCTACTCCTCCTTGCTTTCCTGATTCTAGCTAACTTTTTTCATCACTCTCAGGGCCAAAACTCAGAGCAGGACTATCTCGACGCACATAACAAAGCTCGTGCTGAAGTTGGCGTCGGACCGATGACATGGGACGTCACCGTGGCTGCCTATGCATTAAACTATACCAATTTGAGGGCCAGAGATTGCAACCTCATACACTCCAATGGTCGGTATGGTGAAAACCTTGCTAAAGGCACCGGTTCATTCACTGGAACTGATGCAGTTGAGCTGTGGATTAATGAAAAGATTTATTACAACAACGCATCAAACACTTGTGCCAGGGATCAGGTTTGTGGGCACTATACTCAGGTGGTCTGGAGGAGCTCGATCCGGCTTGGATGCGCGAGGGTTTTGTGCAGCAATGGCCTCTGGTGGTTCGTTACTTGTAGCTATGATCCTCCGGGTAACATTATTGTAATTGGATCTTCCTCAACACTTGGGAAGAGAGCATCCATTTGGAAGATTTTGGTGCTATCTCTCACCATCTTGACCATAATCATATCGTAA
- the LOC108228177 gene encoding protein trichome birefringence-like 13 — protein sequence MAGVRDHHTKRTYSLSTGATHSSSRTSILLLSLLCTASLYLAFSLFKSPSLSPTFHSLSDNRTPCNYSEGKWIYDPTVRSPPRYDSTCKEIFKGWNCIASNKSNAFEIIKWRWKPNECDLPQFDPVAFLRLYRNTNIGFVGDSLNRNMFVSLFCTLKRVSGEVRKWRPVGADRGFTFLQYNLTIAYHRTNLLARYGSWLASDSNGKLESLGYKEGYRVDVDVPDGTWAEAPTFHDILILNTGHWWWAPSKFDPVKSPMLFFEKGLPLVPPVSPDVGLDMVLRHMTSFVERKSRPGTVLFFRTQSPRHFEGGDWDQGGSCQRLQPLMPQQVEELFALKNNATNVETRLVNQHLYKALKSSTFHVLDITHMSEYRADAHPSTSGGKKHDDCMHWCLPGLTDVWNDLFIAQLKRVKVKS from the exons ATGGCCGGCGTGCGAGACCATCACACAAAGCGTACCTATTCTCTCTCCACCGGCGCCACACACTCCTCATCTCGCACCTCCATTCTCTTACTCTCTCTCCTCTGCACCGCCTCTCTCTATCTCGCTTTCTCTCTCTTCAAATCGCCTTCTCTCTCCCCTACTTTTCACTCTCTCTCCGATAATCGAACGCCGTGTAATTACTCCGAGGGAAAGTGGATCTACGATCCGACGGTCAGATCTCCTCCGAGATATGATAGTACATGTAAAGAGATATTTAAAGGATGGAATTGCATTGCGAGCAATAAATCGAATGCGTTTGAGATAATTAAGTGGCGGTGGAAACCTAATGAATGTGATCTCCCTCAGTTTGATCCCGTAGCATTTCTCAGGTTATACAGAAACACTAATAtag GATTTGTTGGCGACTCCTTGAACAGGAATATGTTTGTTTCACTTTTTTGCACTTTGAAGAGAGTATCTGGTGAAGTACGCAAGTGGCGTCCTGTTGGAGCTGACCGTGGATTTACATTTCTTCAATACAACCTCACAATTGCGTATCACCGCACAAATCTTTTGGCACGTTACGGTAG TTGGTTAGCCTCCGACAGTAATGGAAAGCTAGAATCTCTTGGATACAAAGAGGGTTACAGGGTTGATGTTGATGTGCCTGATGGAACTTGGGCAGAAGCACCAACTTTCCATGATATTCTCATCTTAAACACAGGACACTG GTGGTGGGCTCCTTCAAAGTTCGACCCTGTTAAATCACCTATGCTTTTCTTTGAAAAGGGTTTGCCTTTGGTTCCTCCAGTATCTCCTGATGTGGGGCTTGACATGGTTCTGAGACACATG ACATCATTCGTGGAAAGAAAAAGCAGACCCGGTACAGTTCTATTTTTTCGCACCCAATCCCCTCGACATTTTGAAGGAGGTGATTGGGATCAAGGTGGTTCTTGTCAGCGTTTACAGCCTTTGATGCCTCAACAG GTGGAAGAACTTTttgctttaaaaaataatgcaaCAAATGTGGAGACACGCCTGGTCAACCAGCACCTGTACAAGGCCCTGAAGAGCTCTACTTTCCATGTTTTGGACATCACCCACATGAGTGAATACAGAGCTGATGCCCATCCATCCACATCTGGAGGGAAGAAACACGACGACTGCATGCACTGGTGCCTACCTGGGTTAACGGATGTTTGGAATGATCTTTTCATTGCGCAGCTAAAAAGGGTCAAAGTTAAGAGTTGA
- the LOC108224998 gene encoding pathogenesis-related leaf protein 4, which produces MENKYLYLLTFLTLATLSHHSHAQNSNQDFLNAHNTARSQVGVGPMVWDAVVAQYALNYTNSRIGDCGLVHSGGPYGENLAKGSGSFTGTAAVNLWVAEKADYNYATNTCASGKVCGHYTQVVWRNSVRLGCARVLCSNGVWWFITCSYDPPGNYIGQKPY; this is translated from the coding sequence ATGGAAAACAAATACTTATATCTTCTTACATTCCTAACCCTAGCAACACTTTCTCATCACTCCCATGCTCAAAACTCAAACCAAGACTTTCTGAATGCACACAACACGGCTCGCTCTCAAGTCGGTGTGGGCCCGATGGTATGGGATGCTGTAGTGGCTCAATATGCACTGAACTACACCAACTCGAGGATCGGAGATTGCGGTCTTGTGCACTCCGGTGGCCCCTATGGTGAAAACCTAGCTAAAGGCAGTGGCTCATTCACAGGTACGGCTGCGGTTAACTTGTGGGTGGCTGAGAAGGCTGATTATAATTACGCGACGAATACGTGTGCCAGCGGGAAGGTGTGTGGGCACTATACTCAGGTGGTGTGGAGGAACTCGGTGAGGCTGGGGTGTGCTAGGGTTTTGTGTAGCAATGGGGTGTGGTGGTTCATTACTTGTAGCTATGATCCCCCAGGTAACTACATTGGGCAAAAGCCTTACTAG